TCAACCAAACATCTATACACCATACTTGATAGAATGACCTCCTCTGGTTTTGATACATTGGTTTCCAAGTTCCGTCGGCAAAACACAGTCTCCAACAGCACAACTCCGTAACTGTAAATGTCAGCCTTCACTGATATTGGAGTATTTTTCTGCCACTCTGGTGCCATGTATCCTCTAGTTCCCCTTACGCCTGTGAAGGTCCTTGTTTGATCTCCCATCAACAGTTTTGCCAGCCCAAAGTCCGAAATTTTAGCTCTCCATAAATCATCCATCAATATGTTTTGCGGCTTTATATCACAGTGAATGATTGGAGTCTCACACTCATCATGCAAATAGAGGATTCCTCTAGCAACATCCAGGGCTATTCTTGTTCTTTCATCCCAATCTGGGGGCTTTGTTGACTTGAAAAGTAGATCTGCAAGGGAGCCATTGCCCATGTACTCATACACCAATAGTCTCTTGGAATCCTCAACACAGTATCCCAAAAGTCGAACTAAATTCTTGTGGTGAGCTCTACCAATTGCTCGCATTTCTGCTTGGAACTCTTTTTCACCTTCTTCCACTAACTTCTCGAGTCTCTTCACAGCAATCAACTGTCTTCCTCTGTCTAAAGACCCTTTGTAGACTGCTCCAAAGGATCCTTTACCCAACTCTTCTTTAAACCCATTTGTTGCTCTCTTTAGTTCTTTGTATGAAAACAATGTCAACGTAAGCTCTTCCGTTAGGCCCAAATTTCCAAGTTCCAACAGCCTTTTGTACCTTAGAACTCgaaatttataaatgtataCACCAGAGATTGTAAGCAAAGCACATGAACATGCAACAAGACTGAAAGTTAAAAGAAGAATTAGCACCGTCTTATTTTTCCGTTTGATTAGGACTTTGGGTGGCTTTAATTCAGAGGGAACAGTGCCGTTGTCTGCTTCAAGGCTTATGATTCCCACCTTCAATAAAACTGTAGAATTCACTTGGGCATCAGTCTCTCGTAGCAAATACCTGAGTGGAAGCTTTTGTTTCCTGCAAATCCCATTCTCGAACTGTGCTGCCTCACAATTGCAGTCTTCCAAACATGTTCGGCTGCACGCATCCTTGGACAATAGCTCTTTACTGTAAAATCTGCCCGTAGTCCATACAATACCTTGCATTGAAGTGATGTTATAAAAGGGTATGTTGGCCTTCCCTCCTTTACAGTGTGCTTCAGAATAATTTCTCTTGCAGCCGAGGTTGTTCTGAAGAGGATCAATAAAATCAGTCCCGGGAAGGCATGCACAGTAAGGTTGGTTATCATTAAATGTGCAATAGCTGTTGAAACCACAAAAGCCTTTAACTTTACAGGAATTTAACAACGCACTCAACAGTGGATAAGTCTGAAACCCACCATTTCGCTGAAACAGATAAGCATATAACCGGAAATTCCCATCAACATCAAGGCTTGCACTGAAAACAGtactgttgttgttgttgatgctgCTTTCGTTGTAGTCATTGTAGGTTGGCTCTGGAAAAAAGGAACGATTAATTGTGTCGTAGATGGACGAATCATCGTTGTTGATGAGTTCGAGGAGGCCTGTGGCGCTAAGAAAAAGGCGGAGCGACAAGTTCATTCCAAAAGTTTTTGTGCTCCAATAGGCAGTTATAGGGGAATCTTCGGACTGTAGAGGGTATAGAACGAGATTCCCATCTAGTTGCATACTTAGATGAAACCTTCCAGGTGAGTGATCATTCTCTGACGAACTGGAGATCAACTCGTGATTAGTTAATAGAGTCTGACCACCTAAAAGGGTATCTGTAGGATGCTCGAAACtctcccaaatggtatgattgTCTTTGTCGTAGAGCACAAAATTGCCTGAATCTAGCATGGAGGCAGAGAAGACACTGACAGCCGAATTGTTTGGATTAgcaataaatttcttttctccGCTCACAGCGATCGAAAGAAGCACACCTTTGTCATTTAATATCAGAGTCACATTCGAAGTGAGCGGCGGATCATCACGATTCGCTGTCCATACAACTTTGTTATCGTTCTTTCCTCTGCCATCTAACCAAACTCCAACAGAAAGGCCACCGCCTTGACTGTAAAAGCCAAATGCAAAGCGACCAGAAGGCGAACGCCATGGGATGGATTGAGTGGCCGAGGAAAGCGAAGATCCCAGCGAAATGATGCTGCTTGACTGCTTCACGCAGAGAGAAGAAAGGAGCAAGAGAAGAGCCCACACGCAAGCCATGGGAAATATGGTGTTTCTCTCTTCTATTTTGTGAGTGATGACGAAATAATAAATGGCTGAAGtctaaaagataataaaaatttaaaaatatcaataatttatttaattggaatTAGAAAGTGAACttttagaaaataacaaaaagtaGATGCAAATGGAGAAAATCTGCAATTTTAGTAcgatttaaacaaaattttatcaaaagaaaagaacataATATAAGAGAAAAGTATCAACCAGTTTTGGGCATTGAGCTAGGAACCTCAGTAGTCATAACGTTCCTAAAAAATCCTTTATTCGACAGCCATTTTCATAGTTAAACTTGCCGTACCATTTGTAACCCTGTTCTACCTCAAGATATGATTCATACGAAAGTCCTCCATCGGCTGCAAATAATTCTTCACTATTTTCCCTAATAAACTTTGATCCAGAGTTTaaccatttaaaaaattaatcatatttatgCAGTTCATATCAAGGACAACCTTACTAACACCCTTCTCTTATGCTAGCTTAAGGCCCTCAAGAGCCCACCATAGCTCATCTTCAAACACACGACAGACCCCTACCTTGCAAGAGAACCCCTAAGTCATCATCCAACACTATTACTGGCCACTCTTTGATCGTGACAACTGACGAATTATCACACACAATCGCATCAATATTCACCTTGACCCACCTTCCTTCATGCACCTCCCACCTCACTCCCTCGCCTCCTCTGTTTGCATTCACTAACTCCTGTCGATGTGACCACCCAATCGCACTAACATCGTCAGCAAACCAAAAACACTATTGCAACAACTTCTCCTCAAAATCCGGGCTTTTTACagatataagttaaaaaaaatttaatattaaaataggtTGTCAGatgaattaattatcaaaatggtatgttttttttaatggagCTTATCTGACAGAAgccaataaatattttatattatttttttttgttttgaataaatattaatttttatttttattaaaaatatttaaatataaatacgGGTCAAAATACGGTCAATAGGTCAAAATACGAGTGAGAAATGAGTTTTCGAGTGGCGTCTGTCAGATAGGCGCCACTAATTGCGCCTCATAGGGAGGCGCCAATGGCCATGGCagtttactaaattatttaaaaagtttaattaagatattgtgattttttttgttattaattattaattataaattatttatgtttagcgtttatagttttggattagtattttgtatgaatattataatttttttgctttttataattattttaaaattaatttgttagtaatttaggattatgttataaatttttgtgtttgtaattattttaaaattaatttattagtaatttaggattaagttataaattgtggttttttttattttggtttttaattatttaaaaaaaattatataattatggtttttttttttattttgcaatttcaaATTAGATTAACTGCAACAAATTATAGACAAATTTGTGATTCAATCCTCTTAACATGTAATGAACTACATATCAATTTCTACCCGATTGAGACGATTGTCCAACATGGTAGTTTAGGAGCGGGCATTTACTCCGATTATGACTGGCTAATTTGTATACGCCACACAGCTTCCCGTcggatttctccctaatgtctaTTTCGTTATGGATTCTGAATGATTGTGGACCACCTTTCAGGTTCCTACGCAATCTTTTGTCTGGGACAAGCTCGAAGGTCATCGGAGGTACCTCCCAAGTAGATAAGTAAGGAAGCACGGGGAACTCGTTTTCCCATACACGCAACGTGCGTTTGATGGTGTACACTTCATCGATAAATTGTTCTACATTGAGCCCAACTTTAGCACAAGCTGCCACGACATGTgcacatggataatgaagtgtttgaaACCTCTTGCAGTTTCACCGTCTGTTTCAGATATCAACTCGTAGGACCTAGGTGGTATACTGGGTCGACGACCGATGGTCTCTGTAACTCGAAACGTTTCATTATgtcgtgaatatatttctacTGTCATCGACCTCGCTATTCGACAGTTTGCAACCATTACATCCCTAACATCTTCGACAAAGACGTGTCCCGCCTCTATCTGGTTGACTtgttgctgacccattcttggcatcaaggtagccaacctGTAGAACGTAGCTGAGAAGACAGGTGAAATTGGAAGATGCCGTGTTTTTAATAACACAGTGTTGATCCCTTCCACCAAGTTTGTAGTCATTTGAATATAACGAAAGCCgtcgtcaaaactttgagcccattgccacggCTCCATGGTACCCAACCACTGCCGAAAAGCTGTGTTGGTTTGACCCTttatgtcactctcaagtcgggCCATTCTTTGACAAAAAATGTTTGGCTTTAGCTCGTGTGCTGCatatgtattaagaaaatataagttaCAGTATTgctctaaaatattaaaacttatattaaaaAGATAAGGTAATTCTTTACCCATTTTCAcaacttgtctcttccagtctgcattcttataatcttgcTGGAAGTTAGTCACAATGTGCCGAATGTAGTAAACAGATCTTCATGGTACACCGGAACTACTAATGGCTGCAATTAATCAtttccctctatcggagatgatgcaaatattatcgttgctaataacataATTCTGCAGGTTTGTAAGGAAGAACTCCCACGATTTCATGTTCTCCTTATCGACGATGGCAAATGCTATCGGAATCACATTCCTGTTGCCGTCTTGAGCAACCGcaagaagtaggatctgtgtgtattttccatatagccaggttccatctacttgcacaaacggtttgcagtggggaaatgcaGGCACACATTTAtcaaacgtccagaacatccgatgaaattttttttctcgattaTAGTTGGTTATCCGGCCCGTAATAAGGTCATTTTTGTAACTCAATGACAATCCCTGGCACGTGTTCCCTCATAGCGGCTATCCATCGCTGTAACTTATTGTACGATGCATCGAAATCTCCGTACAATTGCTCcattgccatctgtttagctatccatgccttccGGTATGATACTtgatactggaatcgtgcttgtaTTTCGACAATCAGtaccaaaattttaatggtcggcatgtctttcaccattggcatgatgcaTGCATAGATAGTTTTGGAGTCAAGTTTTTGAtaatcttctgtcatacgtgttgaaatgcatgtgtgaggcccaacaaatttttgtatctcccacatctgcgACTTCTGGATAAATGCAGCTTATAtccgccaattgcagccttctgCCGACCTCCAACATTCTCCaatatataatgttggtttagaCTCGACGACTTTGTAGTCTATtgatatattcatgctatacTGCTTAATGGCAAATATGCATTCTTCCTTACTTTCAAATCTCTGGCCCACGAACAACTCCTTTGGATCAGAATATACGGCCATTTGATGAGCAGGTAGTATTTTAGGGTACTCTGAAAACTCAGCTTCCCGCGCTGCATCGGGTCTATTCGAGACATGTGTgccccaggattattgtgtatcacaatacgaCGAATCTGGTTTCCAACAGAAGATGCGTTAACGTTTCCATCCTCATTCACACCTTCGTCGTCAATATCATCCGGGACCTCGTCCACGTCGGGATCACTCACACTATCAACTTCGTGATCAACAGGATCACTACTATAGTatacatcatcaccaaccacatcagtCTTTGGTGCAGCATTAAGATCAATATCGATCCCGTGTATAGTTGATTGACTATCAACATACGATACTGGAACCACCATACATGGCGCTTGAACTCCATTTTCTTCACCTAATGGAGTGGGATCTTCAGTTGCCTCCACACCGGCTAACTTAGCAAATAACTGAATCGGTGCATTTTGGTTGCTCCGAGtcccacaataaagagcgaccattgtctccacgtcttcatcgtctacaagttccatttcggtaaattttattggatcTGTCGAAattggaaacttgtagaaaagttttgatatccttctcccacaacgtctataaatttttcactaatttttttccttcataacatcaaacgagatatttctattaaatctcattacTACTTGTTTGCGACATTCAAAAATACATCCCACggttgttgtcaaaatttctccatcgaaataaacacatacaaaaaactaattttccatcttcaatactagatctgttaaaaaatttttaaaattcttaaaacagtttcgaaatgcaaaaaatttacataaaatttctaattcaaaaattttcattcagaagctaacaaaattaataacctaacaaaataacttttaaataataaaattactaacaagactctacattctatttaataagaaataaaccaaaataccttatcctttttcttgttttcctttctttttttcttctttctatcTTCTTATATCCATTCCTTTGCTCAAATTTATGTCTGTGTTTCGGGGGTATATATAAGGAAAAAATAACTAGCTATGGGCccccaccattggcgcctctcaACATGGCACAACTAGTGGCGCCTGTCAGATAGGctccaccattggcgcctctgaGATAGGCGCAACTACTCTATATCTATACGGGTCATGTACTGACCCgggaaaaattaataatattttattaaaaaaatttaatataaaatattaattggcGCCTGTCAGATAGACgccattaaatatatatatatatatatatatataatatttattagcGCCTCTCAAATAGGCgccattaaaaaaaacaacctattttaataattaatctaTCTGACAATCTATTTcagtattaaatattttttttaacttatatctgtaaaaaaaaccctcaaaatcctcataaaaaattctattacGTCGATTCCATCGTCCCCAACAACTAACCCCCAAAAGCACTTCCCAATTATCGCTTACCATGGGAAAAGAATCAGGCCTAGACATATTAATAACAATCCAATCCTTTAGATTCAATGTTAGAAACTTAGTAAGTTTTGAAGACTGAACGACAGCCGATCATATGGTGACTGCCCGAAAGCAAAGCCGCAGCCCATGATCCACATCTTCCACCCACCATCAAAAGAATACCATCACTTTTTGTGGAAACCGATTTTAGTCGCTAATATTATCATTGTACTTACATGATTAGACATCGACAATTTGATTGAATCctgtaataatatttattaaatttttaaataaaaacaacattttagttatttactaaaatttattgGACACCAATccacttaaataaatattaaatcaacaaAAGACACTTTTTTTTAAGACTAGAATGGAAGTTTTTGTGAAGAAACacctaaatatttttgaagGTAAGAAAATTAACACTACTATTTTTTTAACtactgaaattttattttttagaattaaactCTTTTATCTTACATAATTACATGacattaaagaaaaggaaaataagcaCATCATCATGCATTACATGGAAAgcaaaattaaagtaaatattaaatcaaagttaTAACAGAAGTGATGGAGATGGAGGGACAGGTATAGTCATTGTTCCTTCCAGCATCAAGATCACATTTTTCATCAGTGGACGCAAATTGGGATCATCTTGAATGCACCAAAGCCCCACCTTCACAAATCTTTCCACCATTTTCATGTCCACTTCTTCTTCACCTTCCACAAGCTTATTCAATTCTCCCCCAATAAAGCAATTGTATACCCATGTAGAAAGTAGTATCTCATCTGCACTACAAACTTGTACTTCTATGTTGCTTCTGCAACATATGATCTCCAATAGTATCACTCCGAAACTGTATACATCAACTTTTACCGACACCAATCCACTGCTTTGCCATTCAGGTGCCGAGTACCATGCTGCCCCTTTGGTCCCAGGAGTACTGCATGTTTGATTAGGCCTCAATAGCTTTGCCAATCCAAAGTCTGAAATCTTTGCAGTCAATGAATCATCCAAGAGTATGTTATGGGGCTTGAGGTTGCAATGGATGATACACCCCTCACACTCTTCATGTAAATAAAGGATACCTTTAGCTACGTCCAATGCAATTCGGGCTCTCTCTTTCCACACTGGGCGTTTATTCATGTTGAACAGAAAGTATGCCAGTGAGCCATTGCCCAAGTATTCATAAACGAGGAGCTTCCTTGAACCTTCCACACAAAAACCAAGCAATCGGACCAAGTTCCTGTGATTAGTTCTTCCAATGACTGTCATCTCGGTTCGAATCTGATCTGTTTCTCCTGCGTTAACTTTCTTCAGTCTTTTAACGGCAATAGTTTTACTTTTACCATCCCCTGGCAAAATTCCTTTATAAACTGTTCCAAATGAACCTTTACCTAACTCATCTTGAAAACCATGTGTTGCTTCATCTAGCTCATCGAAAGTGAATGATCGTAGCGTAAACTGCTCGGTTAATActgaacttttattttctaaaagcTTCTCATAATTTTGGACTCGGTGCCTGTATAACAGGAAGCTACATATTGCAATCACAAAACACAAGCTTGTAACGGAACCCAAACTTAAGCCCATAGTTAAAACGAGGCTTTGGTTTCCTTCGCTTATCAATATTTGACTTGTTTCAGGTGGGGGGCTAATGGTGCTACCCAGGATAAACTTGATGAAGGCTGTGGTTGTTATATTTCCATGTCTTTTACCATATTTGAGCGGTAGCCTATACATCCTGCAGCTTTTTGTGTCAGAATAGAGAACTCCGCCACAGGAGCAGTCCTCCTGGCAAGCTTTCTTACAGTCTTCCTTCTCCAAGTTAGGCTTCACAGAATAAGGATCACCAGCCCAATACATATTGTCTAAGGTAGTGATGTTGTAGTGTATCACTAGATCTTTCCTTGCCACGCACCCATCTATTGTGAAATTCTGAGAGCAGCCCAGGGATTTGGTATTCTCGTCGATAAATGTGAAACCAGGATAGCAATAGCACTCAGTATCCTTACCCCTGCTGGAGCAGTAGCTGTTCAACCCACATTGACCTTTAGCATCACATTCATCATTCAGAATCTGCCACTTGTGTGAGATAGTATTGCGTTCGAGTTGATGCGAGTACAATCTGAAATTTCCATCAGGATCAAGGGTTGCTCTGTAGATAATCATTGTTTCGTTCCCAGTTGCGGAGAGGTTTGCCAAAACTTTTTCTTGGTGGAATTTTGGTGATGAATACATTGCTAGAACGCCTCTTTCATTGAGATTCAACACAGAAAAATACCAACCATTAGTCATAGTGGCCCAGTATGCATCACTAGGATCAAGTTCAGCAGGATTATTTGCATAGGCTACAAGGTTACCATCATCCTGCATTCTCAACAAATATGGCCCAGATGAATGGTTTGACCTTGACACATTGGAAATCAACATGTTATGAGAACCGCTTAAATTCTGGCCTCCTAATATTGTGTCCGTTGGAAAATTAAAGCTCTCCCAAACAACAGTCCTGTTCTGGTAGAGCATGAAATTCCCGGTGTCCGACATAGAAGCTGCATCAACAGATACTGACATGGTCAGATTCGCAATGATTTTTTCCATGCCGTCCTCAGTCCGAAGAAGCAACCTGCCTTGTGTTGTGAATTCCAAAGTAGCATTTGAGGAGACAGGCGGATCATCTCGATTTGCGGTCCAGACAGTGGTGTTTTCTGACCGGCCAACAAGCCAGATTCCGACCGAATATCCATTGCCTTGCGGATAGAAACCAAATCGGAAATACCCTGAAGATGAGGGCCATGAACTAGGGTGTTTTCCGGCATAAAGTGAAGAAGCTGGTTGGATGATGCTCGACTCGTTTTCTTGAGctataataataacatgtaaagAAAGGAGGAGTACAAGGAGAATATCTGACTTTCGTAAATGAGCCATAGTTACGTTTGGTGATGTAAGGAGATGAGTAAACAAGTTAAAGAGAAAATTGGAAAGCTAAGCTCTAATAGTCACAGAACATTTGGATTCGTCCAGCAACAGTGTtccaatttgctctttaactCGTTTATTCGTCTCCTTACATCACCAAACCTAACTATGACTCATTTACTACAGTCAGATATTCTCTTTCTATTCATTCTCCTTTCTTTACATCACCAAACCTAGCTATGGCTGTTATGCGGCTGTTAACCTGACACAGATTTCACTATGATACCAATATAGCGTGCGTTTGGATGGGTGAACAGTCCAATGCGAtgtgtttagtttactttttatcttttattatcgtatatctaattttattttattgtcattttaattttatacttaataTAAGTAAATACACCGCCTACTTAAACTTACTCTAAAATCTTGACATGACTTCATTgaattcacattttattttttatattaaaaatagtctTTGGGAACGGGtgaatttgtaataaaaaaaaaccctttctTATTAATAAATCCTCCCCtccaaaaagaaattaaaccctTTCTTAGAGAATGgatcaattaagttttttaactaacaattttaaaataatatatttcttaaataaagtctttagttttgttgaaaataatatatttttgggtGACAATTGTACcgaaaaattatcaataaaagcccctttattttcaaaattatcgaaatgggtCAGCTCCTAAATTaattaccggaatgggccaattttctccaaaatgagtCCACGTCAGCGTTTTGTCAGGGGATAAAGCAGGAAAATGCTTCCTGAAGGAAACACTTTGTCCACATGGATAGAAAACGCGTCCTTGAGGGTGCGCTTTGTGTCCACGTGCacaaagcgcttccttgaggaagcgttttctCCATTTTTTAGGCTTAGGGTTTTCTACAattagagttagggttttaagattttggggtttttagattttacggttttaaggaaaaaaattaaataaataagggtttaggggtttttaattaaaataattataaattttagaaaattagtttatgatttttaaggaaaaaatcaaataaattagggtttagggttacttgagtaaattaattataaattttaaagaaatcaaattagggtttagtgtttagggttttaagaaaaattaaataaattagggtttagggttacttgagtaaattaattataaaattttaaaaaattagattagggtttagtgtttagagtttttaaggaaaaataaaataaattaggatttggggtttagggttacttaattaaattatttgttaatttaaaaaagcttCCACATGGACgctcttttgctacagtagttcctaaaaaataattttaagaagacgtttctgagcaaatagtgtcaaaaacgctttaagtAGGATGCATTGTCAacaaaagtactgaaagaagctcccacgtggacgctcttttgctacagtaatttctgaaaaaataattttgagaagatgtttctgagcaaatagtgtcaaaaatgcttcaagcaggatgcaatggcagcaaaagtactgaaagaagctcccacatggacgctcttttgctacagtagttTCTATTTggcctgaggctataaatgagccaaatttttttctcagGTTGCATAGGttacagcaaaaaaaaaatagagaggctaagaaggatggaaattgaagatgagtgaacgtattagtgctgttatttactatgatggtgaggttcgtcacaccgagaacggtgttgttttttttaccAGATATTACAGTGCGACTggttttaaccagaacatagatttgacagaacttcgtaaaataattaggcgtaaaatattcagaacgacgccaatgaaagttttgTCTATTAGgtgtaatagcccaattttaCCCGGGCCCAATaccaaaccaaataaataaaataagagtccAAAATTACAGTCCATTACAAGTccaattttaaaacatcaagcccaaataaaaaaaaccctaatggCCCGATAAGCCCAATAGCCTAAACACActttcaggaaaaaaaaaagaaaccctagcccccTAGTGCCACCGCTCCTCCCACGTCAGCACGCTGCCACCGCCACATGCGCACCAGGCTCCCTCACGCGTCTGACGCCCTCTGCCACCACCTGCAACATGCAAGCAAAAGAGGacaacgaaaaaaaaaaagaaatggaagcaaacaaaagaaaaagaacaaaaacgaATCATGaatttcggctataaaagcccgaGCATCatctttgtaattttttcggttaCACACTAATTCTGAATACAAAAAGGAGTTTGAAACAGAGAAAATCAAggtctttttatatatatttatttttattcgaaataataaataatataaaatataaaataaataaaggagcGAGATTTGTTACCTTTGTGGCCGTAGTCGGAGGTTTCCCCGGTGTTGAGGGTGATTGAGCCAGTGGGCTCGCCGAATCCCCACCGGCAGTAATGGGAAACTGAAaagtcccttttttttttccttttctcttctttttttcgaACTTTAAGGGTCTTTTGGGTTATTTTAACTCTAAATCCGGGCTCTACTCGAAAAGAGGAGCGAAAGGGGCGGCTTTGGCTTTTTTTGGCCACCGCGGATGGTGGTGCCATTGTCGGCGATCGGCGGCCGGCACGGTGGCCGATGGCCAGACCCCTGGCTAGATTTTGGGAAGGGAAAAGGGGCTTGAGAgaattctattttgtttttttagagagaagggaaaaaagaaggatttttaaaaatatttggccTTTATAGCAAcatgaaacggcgtcgttttgaggaGTGAGCTTAgaggccaaaacgacgtcgtttaggcTTCAGACCCGAAAACCGACCTGTTTTCCCTCAGGATCTGTGTGTTTCTGCAGTAAAGGGGCTATTTGCGCAATAGGTCCCTCTATTTGTTTGACGTGGTGCAATTTGACCCCatttgttccttttattttagCTGCATAATTTTCAGTTTGTTTGATTTTAGTCCGCGCTGAAATACTGCGCATGAGGGCTGGAAATATTGCCCGGTCGATCTTTCATTCCTTAAGCGCGCTCTATTTCAGTCCCTAGTagcccattttttttatttattttcaatttgaaccCCAAATTCTGGATCGATTTCAGTATCATCCttagtatatttaatttatttgtttattttatttaaaaaaactcttttactattatttgttttaaggttttatttatcatttattctaAACtgttttacttaatatttgtttaaaagtttttattatattatttattttaaactattatatatgtttttattatattatttattttaaactattatttatttgttttaaggaaaattgttttatatttttttcttttcttgattatttactttaaactattgtattattattcattctaagtttttatatatcatttattagaaatcttttatcatttattgttctcgtaaattatttatttagactATTATTTA
The sequence above is a segment of the Gossypium raimondii isolate GPD5lz chromosome 4, ASM2569854v1, whole genome shotgun sequence genome. Coding sequences within it:
- the LOC105779916 gene encoding G-type lectin S-receptor-like serine/threonine-protein kinase LECRK1 isoform X2: MACVWALLLLLSSLCVKQSSSIISLGSSLSSATQSIPWRSPSGRFAFGFYSQGGGLSVGVWLDGRGKNDNKVVWTANRDDPPLTSNVTLILNDKGVLLSIAVSGEKKFIANPNNSAVSVFSASMLDSGNFVLYDKDNHTIWESFEHPTDTLLGGQTLLTNHELISSSSENDHSPGRFHLSMQLDGNLVLYPLQSEDSPITAYWSTKTFGMNLSLRLFLSATGLLELINNDDSSIYDTINRSFFPEPTYNDYNESSINNNNSTVFSASLDVDGNFRLYAYLFQRNGGFQTYPLLSALLNSCKVKGFCGFNSYCTFNDNQPYCACLPGTDFIDPLQNNLGCKRNYSEAHCKGGKANIPFYNITSMQGIVWTTGRFYSKELLSKDACSRTCLEDCNCEAAQFENGICRKQKLPLRYLLRETDAQVNSTVLLKVGIISLEADNGTVPSELKPPKVLIKRKNKTVLILLLTFSLVACSCALLTISGVYIYKFRVLRYKRLLELGNLGLTEELTLTLFSYKELKRATNGFKEELGKGSFGAVYKGSLDRGRQLIAVKRLEKLVEEGEKEFQAEMRAIGRAHHKNLVRLLGYCVEDSKRLLVYEYMGNGSLADLLFKSTKPPDWDERTRIALDVARGILYLHDECETPIIHCDIKPQNILMDDLWRAKISDFGLAKLLMGDQTRTFTGVRGTRGYMAPEWQKNTPISVKADIYSYGVVLLETVFCRRNLETNVSKPEEVILSSMVYRCLVEKELDKLMLGEEVDKRSLERMVMVALWCIQDEPALRPSIKTVVMMLEGITDICIPPCPTASFIK